One Punica granatum isolate Tunisia-2019 chromosome 3, ASM765513v2, whole genome shotgun sequence genomic window carries:
- the LOC116201068 gene encoding phosphopantothenoylcysteine decarboxylase subunit VHS3-like gives METVSRTDAVLLSVAESIAVEAALLAQRCTCLLLFPIGSSCPGDSAIVNARNVDQWFVSAEIGRVKNVAENEGTAEAKDGGGDGDGDDDDSDDDDEDENDDDDEDEDYDSFDEDDDEVEAGGGASDDDDDDDEDDDDDEDDDDDDEEEDEDSDDEDELQDQPPSKKKK, from the exons ATGGAGACCGTGTCCCGCACCGACGCCGTGCTGCTTTCAGTGGCGGAGTCCATAGCGGTTGAAGCCGCACTCCTTGCTCAAAGATGCACGTGTTTGCTTCTCTTTCCG ATTGGATCGTCGTGTCCTGGTGATTCTGCAATTGTCAATGCAAGAAATGTAGACCAATG GTTTGTCTCTGCTGAAATTGGTAGAGTGAAGAACGTTGCAGAAAACGAGGGTACTGCTGAAGCTAAGGATGGTGGtggtgatggtgatggtgatgatgatgactcggatgatgatgatgaagacgagaacgatgatgatgatgaagacgAGGATTATGATTCCTTTGATGAGGATGACGATGAGGTCGAGGCTGGTGGCGGGGcaagtgatgatgatgatgacgacgacgaagatgatgacgacgatgaagatgatgacgacgacgacgagGAGGAAGACGAAGATTCGGATGATGAGGACGAATTACAAGACCAGCCAccatccaaaaagaaaaagtga